One Alicyclobacillus acidoterrestris DNA window includes the following coding sequences:
- a CDS encoding beta/alpha barrel domain-containing protein, with translation MQTMMDLRDPLFQSLRHQTFTARVISTGSGVLAGAQHAADLLEETGCELLGLENDGRLLQPGDVILSFRGSAKQVAIAEDRVLGAMMVPSGYATRARRLKLVAGEHLRVVCGGWKKIPQAFKPGLHAALAAAGIGMRMVDGPFVYIDKNYVRMFGGVAQALAAAAQFPDRSKVIQLRGDLCPIEEEARQAVDGGAQVVMIDTGRLQDIATVQNVLVTLRARASIRIAFAGSVTEDSLLLLRELPVDLVDVGAAVLDAPMVDMRVEVVS, from the coding sequence ATGCAGACGATGATGGATCTTCGTGATCCGCTGTTTCAATCGCTCCGTCATCAGACGTTCACCGCCCGGGTGATTTCCACTGGAAGTGGCGTGCTGGCGGGGGCGCAGCACGCTGCAGACCTGTTAGAAGAGACCGGTTGCGAGTTGCTTGGCCTGGAGAATGACGGCCGACTGTTGCAACCAGGGGATGTCATCCTCTCGTTTCGCGGGTCGGCGAAACAGGTGGCGATTGCCGAAGACCGCGTGCTTGGGGCCATGATGGTGCCGTCCGGCTATGCGACGCGCGCCCGCAGACTCAAGCTCGTGGCTGGAGAGCACTTGCGGGTGGTCTGTGGAGGGTGGAAGAAAATCCCGCAGGCCTTTAAGCCGGGGTTACACGCGGCGTTGGCTGCAGCGGGCATCGGAATGCGGATGGTCGACGGGCCGTTTGTCTATATTGACAAAAATTATGTGCGGATGTTTGGCGGAGTCGCTCAAGCGTTGGCTGCAGCAGCGCAGTTCCCTGATCGATCGAAAGTCATTCAACTGCGCGGGGACTTGTGCCCTATTGAGGAGGAGGCGCGTCAGGCAGTGGACGGTGGGGCACAGGTCGTGATGATTGACACCGGCCGGTTGCAAGATATCGCCACGGTGCAAAACGTCTTGGTAACGCTTCGCGCGCGTGCGTCCATCCGCATTGCCTTCGCTGGCAGTGTCACTGAGGACAGCCTTCTGCTTTTGCGTGAATTGCCGGTCGATCTCGTCGACGTCGGCGCGGCCGTCCTCGACGCGCCGATGGTGGATATGCGCGTCGAGGTAGTTTCCTGA
- a CDS encoding class I adenylate-forming enzyme family protein: protein MDLGSMFEFAVGRHPFGVALVEGGHSYTFLALNQEVNRVASSLRKLGIGRRDRVMVLLKNRRQTVCLFWAIQKLGAIFTPVNYHMSIQDIQHCVYDVEPKVIVFEAVAEAAVRKLRLEETPIFISLEPDDGDISYDELVHSGEDTFDAVPVDDDEIAIMLYTSGTSGVPKGVPRSHKNEYASTLAHIIQNHYDPFDSTLGIMPLYHTMGVHSLLAMTFLNAKFVVAQDVRDESVPEILCREKITCLYMIPTMYRDLLANHRIENYDLSHLQKIAYAGAPMPEALVSDCFRALHPQRFVNHYGSTEIHTLTTCAYLHRKPGSAGKPGINQWIRLMSLDPDATVNDGVKRGEVGQVIAHLGSAEAFKGYWNRPEVTRQVIQDDWYLTGDLGVFDDEGDLFVVGRVDEMVISGLERVSPAKVEEVLSGHPDVLEVAVVGEQDEHLGQIVVAYVVPRCEQLSPLELDRYCKQSGRLSTFERPRKHVFVEHLPRSATGKVMRRALLSTREK from the coding sequence ATGGATTTAGGGAGTATGTTCGAGTTCGCGGTCGGTCGGCATCCTTTTGGCGTCGCCCTCGTGGAGGGCGGGCACTCGTATACATTTCTTGCGCTCAATCAGGAGGTCAACCGGGTCGCTAGTTCGTTGCGTAAGTTGGGAATCGGTCGGCGAGATCGCGTGATGGTATTGTTGAAGAATCGGCGACAAACGGTGTGTTTGTTTTGGGCGATTCAAAAGTTGGGTGCCATTTTCACACCTGTGAATTATCACATGTCGATACAGGATATTCAGCATTGTGTGTACGATGTGGAACCTAAGGTCATTGTATTTGAGGCGGTCGCCGAAGCGGCGGTTCGGAAATTGAGGCTGGAGGAGACCCCCATTTTTATTAGCCTCGAGCCCGACGATGGCGATATTTCGTATGACGAACTCGTACACAGCGGCGAGGATACGTTTGACGCGGTGCCAGTGGACGACGACGAAATCGCGATTATGCTGTACACGTCGGGGACGTCGGGGGTGCCAAAGGGTGTGCCGAGATCGCACAAAAACGAATACGCCTCAACGCTTGCGCACATCATCCAAAATCATTACGATCCGTTCGACAGCACACTTGGGATTATGCCGTTATATCACACGATGGGCGTCCATTCGCTATTAGCCATGACCTTTTTGAACGCAAAGTTTGTCGTCGCACAGGACGTCAGAGACGAGTCTGTACCGGAAATTTTGTGCCGCGAGAAAATCACCTGTCTCTACATGATTCCAACGATGTACCGGGATTTGTTGGCGAATCATCGGATTGAAAATTATGATTTATCCCATTTGCAAAAAATAGCCTACGCTGGTGCCCCGATGCCGGAGGCGCTTGTCTCCGATTGTTTTCGGGCCCTTCACCCTCAGCGATTTGTCAATCACTATGGAAGCACGGAGATCCACACGTTGACAACGTGTGCGTATTTACATCGAAAACCGGGCAGCGCGGGCAAACCGGGTATCAATCAGTGGATTCGTCTGATGTCACTGGATCCGGATGCCACGGTAAATGACGGAGTCAAGCGCGGCGAGGTTGGACAGGTCATCGCCCATCTGGGTTCAGCCGAAGCATTCAAGGGATATTGGAACCGGCCGGAGGTGACGCGGCAGGTGATTCAAGACGATTGGTACCTCACAGGAGATTTAGGTGTGTTTGACGATGAGGGCGATTTGTTTGTTGTTGGGCGTGTAGACGAGATGGTCATTTCCGGGTTGGAACGCGTCTCCCCTGCGAAGGTGGAAGAGGTTTTGAGCGGTCATCCCGATGTTCTTGAGGTGGCGGTCGTTGGGGAGCAAGACGAACATCTGGGGCAAATCGTTGTCGCCTATGTTGTGCCGCGGTGTGAGCAACTTTCGCCGCTGGAATTAGACAGGTATTGTAAACAAAGCGGCCGGCTCTCCACCTTTGAACGGCCGAGAAAGCACGTGTTTGTCGAGCACCTGCCGAGAAGTGCGACTGGGAAAGTGATGCGGCGAGCGCTTTTGAGTACCCGAGAAAAGTGA
- a CDS encoding winged helix-turn-helix transcriptional regulator — MRDRKSGYGHCPNDEGCPVEYTLDVIGGKWKGVLLYHLVEGPKRFNEFRRICPAITQRMLTLQLRELEKDGIVHREVYNQVPPKVEYSLTEFGRTLVPIILQMKIWGEKYKNKTTTSTLVEG; from the coding sequence ATGCGCGACCGCAAGAGCGGTTACGGGCACTGCCCGAACGATGAAGGCTGTCCGGTGGAATACACGCTAGACGTCATCGGCGGCAAGTGGAAGGGTGTGCTGTTGTACCATCTCGTTGAAGGGCCGAAGCGGTTTAACGAATTCCGCCGAATCTGCCCGGCGATTACGCAGCGCATGCTCACACTGCAGTTGCGTGAACTGGAGAAAGACGGCATTGTCCACCGCGAAGTGTACAACCAAGTTCCGCCGAAAGTCGAATATTCACTTACGGAATTCGGACGCACGCTTGTGCCGATCATCTTGCAGATGAAAATATGGGGCGAGAAATACAAAAACAAAACGACGACGTCTACGCTAGTCGAAGGGTGA
- a CDS encoding zinc-binding alcohol dehydrogenase family protein, whose amino-acid sequence MTSTTMKAVGLYKYLPIDHPESLIDVEIEKPTPTGRDLLVRVKAISVNPVDVKVRAPKDRTETKPRVIGWDVAGVVEETGPDCTLFKPGDEVYYAGSLVRAGGNSEFHLVDERIVGFKPATLDFAQAAALPLTSLTAWEGLFDRLGISSEPGSNPGRTILIIGAAGGVGSIAIQLAKYAGLTVIGTASRPESAEWVKGLGADHVINHFEDFVPQLKALGLESVDYIFCLNSTEKHWRNMAEAIAPQGKICSIVETDELLDLTLLKNKSVTFVWEFMFTRSMYETADMIEQHKLLNELAGLVDQGIVRTTVNEKLEPINAENLRKAHAMLESGSMVGKVVLEHFR is encoded by the coding sequence GTGACGAGTACAACCATGAAAGCAGTTGGTCTATATAAATACTTGCCTATTGATCATCCGGAAAGCCTGATCGACGTGGAAATCGAGAAGCCAACGCCGACTGGCCGTGATTTGCTGGTTCGGGTCAAGGCAATCTCAGTCAATCCGGTTGATGTTAAGGTGAGAGCGCCGAAGGATCGGACGGAAACGAAGCCGAGAGTTATCGGCTGGGATGTAGCGGGTGTTGTGGAGGAGACGGGGCCGGACTGCACATTATTCAAACCCGGCGATGAGGTGTACTATGCTGGCAGTCTTGTTCGGGCAGGAGGAAACAGTGAGTTTCATCTTGTCGATGAGCGGATCGTTGGGTTCAAACCGGCAACGCTGGACTTTGCGCAGGCAGCCGCACTGCCGTTGACGTCGCTTACGGCGTGGGAGGGGCTGTTCGACCGCTTGGGGATTTCATCCGAGCCAGGTAGCAATCCAGGCCGGACCATTCTTATCATCGGGGCGGCCGGGGGTGTTGGTTCGATTGCGATCCAACTGGCTAAATACGCAGGGCTTACGGTTATCGGCACGGCTTCGCGGCCGGAATCGGCTGAATGGGTGAAAGGACTGGGCGCCGACCATGTGATTAACCATTTCGAGGACTTCGTTCCTCAACTCAAGGCGCTTGGCTTGGAAAGTGTCGACTACATTTTTTGCCTGAACAGCACGGAGAAACATTGGAGGAATATGGCGGAGGCCATTGCGCCGCAAGGGAAGATCTGCTCGATTGTCGAGACGGACGAATTACTTGATTTGACGCTGCTGAAGAACAAAAGCGTTACCTTCGTTTGGGAATTCATGTTTACTCGTTCGATGTATGAGACAGCCGACATGATCGAACAGCACAAACTGCTCAACGAACTGGCAGGACTTGTGGACCAGGGGATCGTCCGGACGACGGTGAACGAGAAGTTGGAGCCGATTAACGCCGAGAACTTGCGAAAAGCCCATGCGATGCTCGAATCGGGAAGTATGGTTGGGAAAGTCGTTCTGGAGCATTTTCGTTAA
- a CDS encoding helix-turn-helix domain-containing protein, protein MSDILIVDDDATSRREICSLLSEGEYNYLRVCEADTAQRGLLLARQVHPSIILLDLSLPDMDGIEFGKKVVAQHPQIHVVVCSHLKMFEMVYEAINAGFSGYLLKPVVKAVLFSMLGRLIQSKLMKDAGDVTERGIRPQTDDAVDFGNPIDSAIAYIAKHFSEPISLQDVAERVYLSPSHFSRLFKAETGTTFIDYLTNYRIQKSKILLRVTSLPVEIIANNTGFSNASYFSTTFKRLEGRTPTEYRHLLMALKNREAVNSTKKQSSSGVNI, encoded by the coding sequence GTGAGTGACATTTTGATTGTCGATGACGACGCGACTTCGCGACGGGAGATTTGTAGCTTATTGTCGGAAGGCGAGTACAATTATCTGCGTGTTTGCGAGGCGGATACCGCTCAAAGAGGGTTGCTGTTGGCGCGTCAGGTTCATCCGTCGATTATTCTATTGGATCTCTCTCTGCCAGACATGGACGGCATCGAGTTTGGGAAAAAGGTGGTGGCGCAGCATCCTCAGATTCACGTGGTCGTGTGCAGTCACCTGAAAATGTTTGAGATGGTGTATGAGGCCATCAACGCAGGGTTCTCGGGCTACCTGCTAAAGCCGGTCGTCAAGGCCGTGCTATTTTCGATGCTGGGTCGACTGATTCAGTCGAAGCTGATGAAAGATGCAGGGGACGTCACAGAACGTGGCATTCGGCCACAAACTGACGATGCCGTAGATTTCGGCAATCCCATTGATAGCGCTATCGCCTACATCGCGAAACACTTCAGTGAACCAATTTCTCTGCAAGACGTTGCAGAACGCGTGTACCTCAGCCCGTCTCACTTCAGCCGTTTATTCAAAGCGGAAACGGGCACGACGTTCATTGATTACTTGACAAATTACCGCATTCAAAAATCAAAAATATTGCTTCGAGTGACCTCGCTTCCAGTTGAAATCATTGCGAACAACACAGGATTCTCCAATGCGAGTTATTTTTCAACCACATTTAAGCGCTTGGAGGGTCGCACGCCAACGGAGTACCGACATTTGCTGATGGCTTTGAAGAACCGTGAGGCAGTGAATTCAACAAAAAAACAAAGTTCTTCTGGCGTGAATATCTAA
- the larB gene encoding nickel pincer cofactor biosynthesis protein LarB: protein MRSYRSVLEAIQLGELSVDEGLRELSQSAVEDIGFAQIDHDRTARRGFAEVVYCEGKTPEQSALIMARLAARGESNVLGTRATREVFELLKKEVPDAEYDDVARAVVVRRGEQASLGSVLVVAAGTSDLRVAEEAALTASLMGSHVERLYDVGVAGLHRLLRQLDRLRTARVLVVVAGMEGALLSVVAGLVDKPVIGVPTSVGYGAQLQGLTPMLGMLTSCVPGSSVVNIDNGFGAGYLANMINRLGEA, encoded by the coding sequence ATGCGTTCCTATCGGTCCGTTCTGGAAGCTATACAACTCGGTGAACTCTCGGTGGACGAAGGACTTCGAGAATTGAGTCAGTCGGCGGTGGAAGATATTGGATTCGCGCAGATCGATCACGATCGCACTGCGCGAAGAGGGTTCGCGGAAGTCGTCTATTGCGAGGGGAAAACCCCTGAACAGTCCGCCCTCATCATGGCGCGGCTCGCGGCCAGAGGGGAGAGCAATGTCCTTGGAACGCGCGCGACCAGGGAAGTCTTCGAACTGTTGAAGAAGGAAGTGCCGGATGCCGAATACGACGATGTCGCCCGCGCGGTGGTGGTCAGACGAGGAGAACAGGCGAGTCTGGGTTCGGTCCTGGTCGTCGCAGCCGGAACGTCTGACTTGCGTGTGGCTGAAGAGGCGGCGCTGACGGCGTCGCTCATGGGAAGTCACGTGGAGCGCCTGTACGACGTTGGTGTGGCTGGTCTTCATCGGTTGTTGCGGCAGCTAGATCGCCTTCGAACCGCGCGAGTTCTGGTCGTGGTCGCCGGCATGGAGGGGGCGTTGTTGAGCGTTGTGGCAGGCCTTGTCGACAAACCAGTGATTGGCGTACCAACGAGCGTCGGGTACGGCGCACAACTGCAGGGGCTCACGCCCATGCTCGGGATGTTGACATCGTGCGTGCCAGGCTCGTCTGTGGTCAACATCGACAATGGGTTTGGTGCAGGATACCTGGCAAATATGATCAACCGGTTGGGGGAAGCGTGA
- a CDS encoding 4Fe-4S binding protein, whose product MRLINTVARIIDDKCTGCKICAQVCPTLAITMEPIPGSRNRKLAIVEDDQCTGCTACEQRCPFDAIYMENMEESRVIGVNPAQIEQERLQQLCYDAHLHPEQVVCYCTGTRAEEVAAAILLGADTPDKISMATGLRTGCTVECLQPAMRLLNAAGHHPEPQKGMYQWYGATPTIWDIPEEIKEKYAQRGFYFDDDIEFMKRIRNYQSNAEAPSNVSKGEVK is encoded by the coding sequence ATGCGGTTAATCAATACGGTCGCGCGCATTATCGATGACAAGTGCACCGGTTGCAAGATCTGTGCACAGGTCTGTCCTACGCTCGCAATCACAATGGAGCCGATTCCGGGAAGTAGAAATCGAAAACTCGCCATCGTTGAGGATGATCAGTGTACAGGCTGCACCGCGTGTGAGCAACGGTGTCCGTTTGATGCCATTTATATGGAAAACATGGAGGAATCGCGCGTTATCGGTGTCAATCCGGCGCAGATAGAGCAGGAAAGACTCCAACAGCTGTGTTATGACGCGCATCTTCATCCTGAGCAAGTTGTCTGTTACTGTACGGGCACGCGCGCTGAGGAAGTGGCGGCCGCTATCCTTCTCGGTGCGGATACACCGGATAAAATCTCGATGGCGACAGGGCTTCGGACGGGGTGCACGGTGGAGTGTTTGCAACCTGCGATGCGGCTCTTGAATGCCGCGGGCCATCACCCCGAACCGCAGAAAGGCATGTACCAATGGTACGGAGCGACGCCGACGATTTGGGACATTCCGGAGGAAATCAAGGAGAAATACGCGCAAAGAGGTTTTTATTTTGATGACGACATCGAATTTATGAAAAGAATTCGGAACTATCAATCGAATGCCGAAGCACCATCTAATGTGTCGAAGGGAGAGGTGAAGTGA
- the larC gene encoding nickel pincer cofactor biosynthesis protein LarC: MAVAKIECFAGASGDMFLGAWFNLGVPVDEWRSQLAQLAVNEEYEVTVEAVTKQEIAATRVQVRTQHSHHHRHLPDIARMIDASELPEIVKEKSQEAFTHLAVAEASVHGTTPDKIHFHEVGAVDAIVDIVGSMLAWHLLGEPDCFVSPIEVGGGTVHCDHGLMPVPAPATLALLKGYPIYSSGIWGETTTPTGAAIIRTLAQPLQKRHVFIGENIGYGAGTKDLPVANVLRIQLGERGSVWGSAVHQHGPEHNHHHTHEPSHEHASLSGVANLSF, translated from the coding sequence ATGGCGGTCGCGAAAATTGAATGTTTTGCAGGTGCCAGTGGCGATATGTTCTTAGGGGCATGGTTCAATTTAGGGGTGCCGGTGGACGAATGGCGCAGCCAACTCGCGCAGTTGGCGGTCAATGAGGAGTACGAAGTCACGGTGGAAGCGGTCACAAAGCAGGAGATTGCCGCCACTCGCGTACAGGTTCGCACGCAGCACAGTCACCACCATCGCCACCTCCCGGATATCGCGCGGATGATTGATGCGAGCGAGCTTCCGGAAATCGTGAAAGAAAAAAGTCAGGAGGCGTTTACCCATTTGGCTGTCGCTGAGGCATCGGTTCATGGGACGACGCCAGACAAAATTCACTTTCACGAAGTCGGGGCTGTCGATGCCATTGTCGACATTGTGGGCTCCATGTTGGCGTGGCACCTGCTCGGTGAGCCGGATTGCTTTGTCTCTCCCATTGAAGTCGGGGGAGGTACGGTCCACTGTGATCACGGCCTGATGCCGGTCCCAGCACCTGCGACCCTCGCACTGCTCAAAGGATATCCCATCTACTCTTCGGGAATCTGGGGCGAGACGACGACCCCCACCGGGGCTGCCATTATCCGGACCCTCGCACAACCGCTGCAGAAGAGACATGTGTTTATCGGCGAGAATATCGGCTACGGTGCGGGTACGAAGGACTTGCCCGTGGCGAATGTCCTGCGAATCCAATTAGGTGAACGGGGCAGCGTTTGGGGAAGTGCTGTCCACCAGCACGGACCCGAGCACAACCATCATCACACGCATGAGCCTTCACATGAGCACGCCTCCTTATCAGGCGTTGCGAATCTATCATTTTAG
- the larE gene encoding ATP-dependent sacrificial sulfur transferase LarE: MDAIMQKYEQLGELLHSLKRVVVAFSGGVDSSFLLKASLEFLGKDAVLAVTADSETYPERERDEAIQLARELGAHHRVIQTSELNIPGYAENPTNRCFFCKQELFSHLIPIAKQDGYEHVVFGAIADDLGEHRPGLRAAREGGVRAPLMEVGLKKTEIRYLSNKFGLSTWDKPSFACLSSRIPYGQVITLEKLSMIDKAEAFLMKLGFRQVRVRQHEGKLARIEVPPAQLSDLVAVADLVVEKLKEIGYTYVSIDLQGYRSGSLNEAL; the protein is encoded by the coding sequence ATGGATGCAATCATGCAGAAATACGAGCAACTCGGGGAACTGCTTCACTCGTTGAAGCGCGTTGTGGTCGCGTTTTCCGGTGGTGTGGACAGCAGCTTCCTACTGAAGGCGTCATTGGAGTTTCTCGGCAAAGATGCCGTGCTCGCGGTGACTGCAGACTCAGAGACGTATCCGGAGCGGGAACGTGATGAAGCCATTCAACTTGCACGCGAACTTGGTGCGCATCACAGGGTGATTCAAACCAGCGAACTCAATATTCCTGGATATGCGGAAAATCCTACAAACCGCTGTTTCTTCTGTAAACAGGAATTGTTCTCTCACCTCATCCCGATTGCGAAACAGGATGGGTATGAACATGTGGTCTTTGGGGCCATTGCCGATGATTTGGGTGAACATCGTCCGGGGCTGCGGGCTGCCCGTGAGGGTGGTGTCCGCGCGCCGCTTATGGAAGTGGGACTGAAAAAGACCGAGATCCGCTATCTCTCCAATAAGTTCGGGCTATCGACCTGGGATAAACCATCGTTTGCCTGCTTGTCGTCGCGGATTCCCTACGGCCAAGTGATTACGCTGGAAAAGCTGTCGATGATTGATAAGGCAGAGGCATTCTTGATGAAACTGGGGTTTCGTCAAGTGCGTGTGCGTCAGCACGAGGGTAAGCTCGCGCGGATTGAAGTGCCGCCTGCACAACTGAGCGACTTGGTCGCGGTAGCGGATTTGGTCGTCGAGAAATTGAAAGAGATTGGCTACACGTATGTAAGCATAGATTTGCAAGGCTATCGATCCGGAAGTTTGAACGAAGCACTTTAA
- the ltrA gene encoding group II intron reverse transcriptase/maturase — protein sequence MNAERLTTPKEKVQQLQEKLGHAAKESKKRRFHALYDKVYRRDVLWEAWRRVRANKGAAGIDGETLQDIEKMGAAQFLMDCEARLRGNRYHPQPVRRRYIPKKDGKQRPFGIPTVRDRVVQMATKLIIEPIFEADFQESSFGFRPKRSAKQALERIRKACNRKGNWVVDVDIQGYFDNINQEKLMKLVEMRISDRRVLKLVRKWLAAGVMEEGTIRRSDLGTPQGGVISPLLANIYLNYFDTLWERHGKQYGELTRYADDFVVICKTKRDAQRAHNLIHAIVERLELTLHPTKTRIVGLWTGEEGFDFLGMHHRKTKAETSKGRVYYTTQQWLCKKAEQHIRDVIKERLAPPKARVQSIEQHVQWLNPKIRGWKNYYGTPYSTRKMAKLDFYIGQRLAKWYAKKRQRRRWMSSYREVNVIAKQCGLSTLV from the coding sequence GTGAATGCCGAGCGGCTAACCACACCAAAGGAAAAAGTCCAACAACTCCAAGAGAAGTTAGGTCATGCAGCCAAGGAGAGCAAGAAACGCAGGTTCCACGCGCTGTACGACAAGGTGTATCGCAGAGATGTGCTGTGGGAAGCATGGCGACGGGTTCGTGCCAACAAGGGTGCAGCTGGAATTGACGGCGAGACCCTGCAGGACATTGAGAAAATGGGTGCCGCCCAATTCCTCATGGATTGCGAGGCAAGACTCCGTGGGAACCGCTACCACCCACAACCGGTGCGGCGCAGGTACATTCCGAAGAAGGATGGAAAACAGCGTCCGTTCGGTATCCCGACGGTGCGCGACCGGGTCGTACAGATGGCAACAAAGCTCATCATCGAGCCCATTTTTGAAGCGGATTTTCAGGAGTCATCCTTCGGATTCCGTCCGAAACGCAGTGCCAAGCAAGCGCTCGAACGTATCCGGAAAGCCTGCAACCGGAAAGGCAATTGGGTGGTCGACGTCGACATCCAAGGCTACTTCGACAACATCAACCAAGAAAAGCTCATGAAGCTGGTGGAAATGCGCATCAGTGACAGACGAGTTCTCAAGTTGGTGAGGAAGTGGCTTGCGGCCGGGGTCATGGAAGAAGGAACGATACGGCGCTCTGACTTGGGCACGCCACAGGGCGGGGTTATCTCGCCGCTGTTGGCAAACATTTATCTCAACTACTTCGACACATTGTGGGAGCGGCACGGTAAGCAGTACGGAGAGTTGACCCGGTATGCAGATGACTTTGTGGTGATTTGCAAAACGAAGCGGGATGCACAGCGGGCGCACAACCTCATCCATGCCATTGTGGAGCGGCTAGAACTTACACTGCACCCCACAAAGACGCGAATTGTTGGGCTATGGACGGGTGAAGAAGGGTTCGACTTTTTGGGTATGCACCATCGCAAGACGAAGGCGGAGACATCGAAGGGACGGGTATATTACACGACCCAGCAGTGGCTCTGCAAGAAAGCCGAGCAGCATATTCGAGATGTCATCAAGGAGCGATTGGCGCCGCCAAAGGCGAGGGTACAGTCCATTGAACAACATGTACAGTGGCTGAATCCGAAGATACGGGGCTGGAAGAATTACTACGGCACGCCGTATAGCACGAGGAAGATGGCAAAACTTGACTTCTACATCGGTCAGCGGCTTGCGAAGTGGTACGCGAAGAAGCGACAAAGACGAAGATGGATGAGTAGCTATCGCGAAGTCAACGTGATCGCGAAACAATGTGGATTGTCCACACTTGTGTAA
- a CDS encoding IS110 family RNA-guided transposase, translated as MYFIGIDIAKRHHEACIVDERGMVLGASLRFSNSQAGGQKLLTWIQRHDPELTQSVVAMEATGHYWLSLYTFLRKHGVVAKVINPIQSDAFRNLYIRQTKNDTKDSFIIAEIVRFGRYTTTELADEPIIALRQLSRFWFTIVDHIADLKRQVIAVLDVLFPEYEQLFSDLFGKASAELLMEYTTPEEILELDTDELATLLTKHSRGKLGRSKAEEIQAAAQNSFGIDIALDAFRLQVKLLIQQIKLAEEHLQTLDMAISEQLAKVDTNLVTIPGIGPVLAAAILGEIGDISRFSSGVKLVAYAGIDPTVRQSGEFTGNRNKMSKRGSPYLRRALWLAANAAKKHNPIFHDFYQKKLSEGKHPLTAIGAVCRKLIYVVYAVLRDNKPYQPIA; from the coding sequence ATGTATTTCATCGGTATTGACATTGCCAAACGCCATCATGAAGCATGCATTGTTGACGAGCGTGGCATGGTTCTTGGAGCGTCACTCCGATTTAGCAACAGTCAAGCCGGCGGCCAAAAACTACTTACCTGGATTCAACGTCACGATCCCGAATTAACCCAATCTGTCGTGGCCATGGAAGCCACTGGGCATTACTGGCTTTCCCTTTATACGTTCTTACGCAAGCACGGTGTTGTGGCAAAGGTCATCAACCCGATTCAATCGGATGCATTTCGCAATTTGTACATCCGTCAAACCAAGAACGATACGAAGGATTCGTTCATCATCGCTGAAATCGTTCGATTCGGACGCTACACAACTACAGAACTGGCCGACGAACCTATCATCGCCTTGCGCCAGCTTAGCCGATTCTGGTTCACCATAGTGGACCATATTGCGGACTTAAAACGACAAGTCATTGCGGTGCTCGACGTTCTCTTCCCGGAATATGAGCAACTATTTTCCGATCTCTTCGGCAAGGCATCAGCCGAGTTGCTCATGGAGTACACAACACCAGAAGAAATTCTTGAACTGGATACCGACGAGCTTGCTACTTTGCTGACAAAGCATAGTCGCGGAAAGCTAGGTCGTAGCAAGGCGGAAGAGATACAAGCCGCAGCCCAGAATTCCTTCGGCATCGACATCGCTCTTGATGCGTTTCGACTCCAAGTGAAATTGCTGATTCAACAGATCAAGCTTGCAGAAGAACATCTCCAGACGCTGGACATGGCTATTAGTGAGCAACTGGCCAAAGTTGACACCAACCTGGTAACTATTCCGGGTATCGGCCCAGTACTGGCCGCCGCAATTCTTGGCGAGATCGGCGATATCTCCCGATTCTCCAGTGGTGTCAAGCTCGTCGCATATGCAGGGATCGACCCAACTGTACGGCAATCCGGCGAATTCACCGGTAACCGGAACAAGATGTCGAAAAGGGGTTCTCCCTATCTTCGTCGAGCATTGTGGCTAGCAGCGAACGCAGCAAAAAAACACAATCCGATTTTCCATGACTTTTACCAGAAAAAACTGTCAGAAGGGAAACATCCTCTAACGGCAATTGGTGCAGTATGCCGTAAGTTGATATACGTTGTTTACGCTGTCCTTCGTGACAACAAGCCATATCAACCGATAGCTTAG